The Carassius auratus strain Wakin chromosome 30, ASM336829v1, whole genome shotgun sequence region TGTAGTTCTTGAGAAGACCAAGACAAAACTCAAGTACACAAACAGACTTGGAGCCTCTTTATGAAGATGCTCAAGGAACTTTGGTCATCCCTGTCCCAGTGGCTTCTGGGAGTAACAGCGTGTGAACATGACACTGCAGTGCCACCTGACGGGCTAAAGGAACGAAACTTGAAAAATTCTGCAAAAATGGAAGGCCTGAGGGAACCAGACACACAGGCAGATTCAGTCGGTCAAGAGAAGAGCACAGCATCTCCAAAGAAAACAACGGTGTTGATCATAGTGGCGCCTCCTAAGGATCTTCAGCAGGTATCGCAGACAGAATTGCCACATTTAACGGAGGCATTTGCAAAGTTTTTTATGCAttgatatttgtacttttttggtTTCTGAGAGAAATATAATAACAACTGAACTGCTGCAGTTTTGCTGCAAGTTTTTTTCAGCTCAGATCTCCCAAAACTGAGCTATGAGTGATAATACTTATCATTATTTTCATATGGAAAATTAGTGAAATGCAAAATCAAATTGGCTTCATGTGATATTGGCATCTGAGGAAGgcctattttaatgaattttttaaagatattacatctttaattttttttttttgttatatactctcagaaaaaaattgTATGCTTTTAACAGACAAGCAGCATATAGTCAGCAATGAACTGTTGTgaattttgttttgatttcagcaaattaCACATGTCCCATGCATGTGAATGTTTCTCTTTCCTCCCCAAACTGTTGCTTTATAAATCTTTAGTGGGTTGCAGTCTTCACTGCTCtctaaatattattaatgtataatCAGAAACCTGGTCCGAATCATTAGGGAATGATCACATGCTAGTGCCAGGATTAGACCACTTCAGATCAGATTCAGTTATGTCTTAGCTAGGGACAAACAAGATCAATCACAAACTAAGCGCTATAACTGTTTACTGTTTCAGGTTTTATCCTGACCACCAATTTCACTAATTAGTTGTTGCTAAATTGACCCTTTGCTAAGCCCTTGGTTACTGTTGCTAGATTTGACAAGCTTTACTGAGGACTGCATTGGAGATCTTTAATGAGTGGCACAATTTATGCATTGAAAGTGGTAAGTAATGTTATAGGAGCTGaaatttcacaatttatttttctattctctttattaaaaaaggggaaatagatgagttatcttttttttttaagtagtcaaTTAAGATGCTGTCTGCTTgccttattttaattatatgattattCCAGAAACCTGCCATCTTTATGGCTGTCAGTCTTTAAGACAGATACTACGGTAAGCTTTTAAGAAGGTGATGCTGTATATGACGTGAGCCAATTACATAGCATTGTTCGCAGTACAAGCCTCGATACGAGCTGTGTACGTTTCTTTCTCACattgcctttatttatttttttcagctgaacatgttgtgtttgtgtctttaCGTGCCTGTCCATATCTTTAGAATTACAGTATTTTGAGTCTGATAGTTTACCAGCGCAGTTGAAGTCTCTTTTCAAGTTGAGTTTATTTCTTCCGTCACAAGAATTCGATTCATACAGGAAGTGGCGAAAGGTATGtcatctgtattattattatgttaaaagtGATTGTGTAGTagtgtgtaaaatgttttattttgtatattcatttttaattttagtttagattGGAAATTTATATgtgatgtcatttttattatttctatttccaTATTgcatgaattaattacattttaatttgagtcATTTTAGTAATTCACTTATTTGACTAATTTAGTTCATATATATTTCAGTTGCTGGTGCaccatttataattttcatttatttagtttttagatttttcaagcatctttctattttatttaatttcagatttatttcacttACTGAAAACTGAAGTTTTTCATAGTTTTAGGTAGTTTTAGTTGACACAGGTCTCAAATGTAAGCTGTGGGTTTTGTGATTTAATGAAATTCTGTTGTTTTAGATGGTCAAAAAGTACTTGTGAACTAAGAGCTGTGTGTCCTGCTCGTTCATGTCAGGACTTGTAAAGGGATGAATCGATTTAATCCAGATTATTTGACTTCGGTGTTTGAACTGCTTTTAGAATCCCTTAGTTAGAGCTCACTTTCATTTTTATGCCTAAGTGCCTTTTTTGCAGAAAATACcaagaaatataaatgtaaaccaaAACAACTTTAATATGTACACTATAAAATGTAGTAATCAGACtgcaagtattttttttcagtttttcttctgATTCTCCAGTTGTTTTCTATGACTGCATTCATTGTCATCTTCAAAAGATAAATGTTCTCAGCGCCAAAAACTTGTTCCGTTCTCATGACCCACTTTTCTGCAGTTGAGTCATTGTTGCATCAGGATTGAGTGTGAGAAGACGACGGCTATCTTTAACCTGCTTTACATTGGCAGGGCGATTTGAGACCGTGATCCTGACAGTCCGAAAGGATGCACACTGGACTATCAGGCATGATCTGCCGATTCTGAACGGCTTCTGAGTACATTTATTCAAAGCCATTTCTGTTAAATGATGGTCAATGAAtagattcattattattattaatataaatccaTAGCTAtgtcatatataataaatgtaactatttgttttgttaaaaacacttttttgtggTATAGATTATAGATAAAAAGGACTTTAGTTTATTAAGacactttttctttgtttttactaaaGTGTTATTATCCACAAGTCCATAATCTCATGGAAagcaacataaaataaatgatctgacTCAGTGATTTGGTTTTCAGTGGCAGGTTACgagatgctgatgtcactgggtGGGGTGAGAAAGTTCAGCAGTGGACAGACCAGTCATTATGTCACACACCGTAGAGCAACATTAGCCAGGAGTCACGCCATGGGCCTGATTTTCTATTAAAACTAGAAACACATTTGCTTTGTTTCTGTCTTTCCTGAGCTCTCCAGGTTAATGATTAATTCATCTTCTCCATCCCTTTCCATTAGCTTCAGTTATATGCTGCTCGATGGTTTAGACAGCTACTTTCCTAAAGGTCAAGCGTTGTCAGGATGGGCCTCATAATGCTGATGCTCATGAGAATGTTCAGCATGGTCCTATCAATACTCTCTTCAACAAACAAAGGCCATATGTCTGTCCCTGGTGGCCCATTAGCTCAACACCCCGAGCACCAGCTCACTGACCTCAAACATGACCTGGCTTGATTCTGTCCTGAGGTCTTGATGTTGATTCCAGCGTGTATGTGTTTCAGAAAATCGTCAAGGCTGGAGACAAAGACTTGGATGGTCAGTTGGACTTTGAGGAGTTTGTGCACTACCTGAGGGACCATGAGAAGAAGCTGAGGCTGGTCTTCAAGAGCCTTGACAAAAAGAACGATGGTATGTTAGtgttttggtgaactatttcGAGCGGTTTCTTGAATTATAGATGTTTTTATTGGtctctttaatgtttttgtgtctttttgtattatgtcatattaaggccatcttttttccatctttttttccAAGTTTGCTGATGCTCCCTAGTTGAGAAGCACTGTTTTAGATGTTAAAATCACATTTCCTTTTAAAACTGCAGGTCGCATAGATTCCCAGGAGATCATGCAGTCACTAAGAGACCTCGGGGTTCATATATCTGAAGAACAGGCTGAAAAGATCCTCAAGAGGTGATTTGTTTTATTGATTGTATCTGTTCAACCCCCTTCATTCTCTTCAGTCTTTTAGTCTTTTATTCACAGCTAGTAATTCAGACCTGACTGGGAACCCTCTGACACAACACGTGTTATACAACACGTCCCTGGTTGGGATTTTTCAGCATGTTTATTTGACATTCTTTGACGAGCCAATACCCAAGAGTTTTTTAGAGCTCCTTAAAGAAAAAACCAGGATCACACATACAAACTAATTGCAGCACATacaataataaaagttatttttattttctgtatgtgtGTAAATGTCTTTGGTCATATGCGTCTCTGTTTCTTTATCACTCTCTCCTTCTTGTGATCCCACCCTCTCTCTCTGCTCATCTTATCAGAATAAGGAGGGGTCATATATATGCCCCTATAATGTAGTAAGTTGTGGTCTTCTCCCTGCATGTTTGCCTTGCACTGCTTTTTCATTTCATCTGTGCTGATTCATCTGTGCTGTTTTCATTTAGCATTTTTGAGGTAActttttctctcgctctctctctctctctctctcagaagctATTTTGTCTCATTTGGGTAGTGCTTTGGAAATATTAAGTAAGCTAATGATGCCTCTATTTAAGGATTTTTTTGAAAAGTCACACTGAAACTCTTAGCAGAAGAAAGCTTTGGTAAAGTATTAAAGAAGAATTCCAAATGCAGTAGATCTGAAATGCTGAAACCAGGGACATTTTTGCAtgtgaatgatttttattttctggTAGCTGGTATTTTCCGTTAGCTGCTTTTTTTGCTAATTCTAAACAGTTCTTTATGGAAGtgcatatattttagaaaaagttaGCTGGTCTTTTTTTAAGAAAGGAGCTGCTGCTCAAAGCCAAAGAAGTTCcattaatatttagttttggtctctttttgtcttttcatttGAACAGTATGGATAAAAACGGTACGATGACGATTGATTGGAATGAATGGAGAGATTACCATCTGCTTCATCCTGCTGACAACATTCCTGAAATCATCCTCTACTGGAAACACTCTACGGTAAACCTGAACCACACCATCCCGCCGTGTGCCTTACAGATCAAAGTTTCCAGCTTTGCTTTTAGCGTCAACTTTATCTCGTTAAGTGGGTTGTTGTGCTTTTTACAGACTTTGTATTCTGTGTAAATTGCTTTTGCTTGTGTCACTGACATTCACCACACATCTCGTTTAAACTGATGTACTGCCACCTTAGTCATTCCGTCCTTCTAAGCCCACTTAGTTCAGTTTGATTCCTTGCACTTGAAATACTCCTGAAAGGACAAAAAGGGTTCACTGTGATCCAGTCTGATCCTGTTAAACAGATCAACAGTGCTCTGACGTCACTGAGCCAGGAGAGGTAGAGGTGTCCACCTCATGGATTATTCTAACACTGTCCCCAGGTGAACAGATAACTCACACTTATATTACAGAAGAgtaatttcacttttttattataaattaaatccaGTTATTTCATACACAACCTCTCTCATAAATGAACACTTTATAAATTACACTTTTCTGATAATTTAATATTGAAGTGGAGACTCCTAAACTTACTGGTGTTTTCTGAAAGCAAGTGCGTTTAACTCTCTGGTGCTTCTTATTTGGGagtcacacttgtggtcttcacgGTCAGTTGTGGAGATTCACGGAGACTGTGAATGTAATCTAATGTAATTTGTGAAAGATGTAATTTCCTCTTTGCAGATATTTGATGTTGGGGAAAGTATGATGGTCCCGGATGAGTTTACGGCGGAGGAAAAGAAAATGGGAATGTTGTGGCGACACCTGGTAGCCGGAGGTGGAGCTGGTGCAGTGTCCCGTACCTGTACCGCACCCCTGGACCGCCTTAAGGTTCTCATGCAGGTACAGTATGAGACCCCCTGACGCTACCTGTACAGAACTTACAGCACACATCATATGATCaatgaataataaacatttaagtttggaaacatgcattatatttttttagatttatattatattatggtaaacatattttactttacacatttatattttatgcatattaaGATGTATACTATAAAGACATATTCTACTTGAATATTCAAAATtcatattcctgtgatgacaaagctcaattttcagcagccattactccagccttcagtgtcacatgatccctcatgctgatttggtgctcaaggaacatttctaatgaacattattaatgtctAAATTGACACTTCTGATCAAGTTCACATCACAACATTTGTTTCATGAGAACCATCTTGACTAAAATCCTAGTTTTAGTGAGATCCAGTGTGCTGCTTATGAAGGGGCTACATCTTGTGTTGCTTTAGGGACACTGCTACTGTAGTAAGTGTACTGTTGAGTCACTATGGTACAGGATGTTCTGTTCTTTGGATGAGTGCCTCGGTGGATGACCATGCACATTATAAAATGCCTTAGTGAGGCTAGTTTCAATTTGGTTTGGTGGATTTTAAAATTCTCAATTTTGTAATTCGTCAGTATATGAATGTATAAGACTATAAAGGACATTGAAGCTTCGTTACCCTTATAGCTTTATTACCTGAAGTAAACTTACATTAAAAtgcttaaatgaaataatttacaagCAAATTTACTGCAATGGTGTTTGCAGGTACATGCGACACGCAGCAACACCATGGGCATCGGTGGAGGATTCGCCCAAATGATCCGTGAGGGTGGACTCCGGTCGCTGTGGCGAGGGAACGGTATCAACGTTTTGAAGATCGCACCTGAATCTGCTATCAAGTTCATGGCGTACGAGCAGGTAGCTTGTCATTGGAATCTTTCAGCAATTACAAAATCAGAACTATAATTCTGGATGTTTAAAAGAAtacaatgttaatatatttatccacaatgtttaaaaaaacttttgaaaaaactGTTGCTTTGAAtgtgatttaaataattatttttaaatgaacatcaTACTGTTATCTGACTTAAAACCTTTGAAAAACgtgcttttttctctctttgataTTTATTCCGTGAGTTCTAAAGCTGATTTGCCCTGTTCTTCAGATTAAGCGTCTGATTGGCAGCAATCAGGAGACGTTGGGAATCCTGGAGAGGCTGGTTGCTGGGTCTCTCGCAGGAGCTATTGCTCAGAGCAGCATCTACCCCATGGAGGTAAGAGCATAAACTGTCATTTAGGAATAAAGTTTGAGCACtgttttgagaaaacaaaagctttcatttcatttcaataataattattaaacaagcTATGACTAGATCTCCCATGCTTTCTTTGTATCATGATCTGCGatgtacaaatgtttttaattactaGCTGCCATATCAGAAACTGTAACATAATCAAGCTGATGATGACTTTCTATGTGGACCAAACAAAGCATTGCTCTTGGAGCTTAAACAAAGCTTTTTGTGTGTTTAAGGTTTTAAAAACTCGTCTTGCCCTGGGAAGGACGGGTCAGTACTCTGGTATCACTGACTGTGCTAAACATATATTTAAGAAGGAGGGACTGACAGCCTTCTATAAAGGTTATATTCCCAATATGTTGGGAATCATCCCTTATGCTGGAATAGACCTGGCTGTTTATGAGGTAAGtttttatacagtaaaacaaaaagattatatatttgtcagtggcaactaactgaaaatcattttaagttaaagtgaacatttatttagatattactagtgctgtcaaacgcaAAATCCAaatcaaagtttttgtttacgtattatatttatgtgtactgtgtatatttataatctatatataaatacacatacagtggtatatattttgaaaaaaattacacatatatacatttatatatttttactcttatattttatattatatataaaaatatatttaatatacaaacataatatatttttcttaaacatatatacatgcatgtatttgtatttatatatacataatcaaaaatataaaatatacacagtgcGCACCCACATtattgtaaacaaaaacgtttattttggatgcgattttaTAAGCGATTAATCATTAGACAGCACTAGGTATTACAATATTTCTGAGAaacctgaaatgaaaataaatcaaaccaaattagaaataaaaacaaaaactagtaatttacaaaagcacaacaaaattactacatctacaataaaacctgaaaatataaaaaagctaattaaaaatattagtaaatactACTAAATAACACTGTTCTACATATTTCCTCCCCCTCAGTTTTCTACCTCctgaatgttttatgtattttatgattcatttatattgtaaatattattaccgTATATTAAATGACATTCTTTTATATCATAATTACTTTAATGTTTCGCTCTTATTTTCATGTGTAGACATTAAAAAACTCGTGGCTGCAGAGGTATGCTACAGACAGTGCCGATCCGGGTGTGTTTGTGCTGCTAGCCTGTGGTACAATGTCTAGTACTTGTGGACAGTTAGCAAGCTACCCATTAGCCTTAGTGAGGACACGAATGCAGGCTCAAGGTAAGCCTTTCACAAACTCTCAAATACGTTATTAGAAGGCATCCTGTCTAATTCATTCACTAAGTAAACTATTATCATTTATGTCACAGTCCAGTTGATTTTTTGCTTCTTGTGCCCTTCATCGGTTAGCAGCTACTCAGGAAGGCAGCCCACAGATGACCATGACTGGTCTCTTCAGACATATTGTACGGACAGAGGGCGCTATTGGACTCTACAGAGGCTTGGCACCCAACTTTATGAAGGTCATTCCTGCAGTTAGCATCAGCTATGTGGTGTATGAGAACCTAAAGATCACCCTTGGCGTCCAGTCCCGGTGAGGAGAACCCAAAGACTGTTCAAATCCTCAATGGCTTTTGTTTTTCCTCTCAACTTTTCTTTTGGACTACTGAAAGAGATCGTCCAGGATGGCCAGCTTGCACTCGAGAAGAAGTGTAGCAACAGTGGGCCAAGACAGAGCTTGCATGAGTGGAAGGTTGGATTTCATTCAGTGAATGGAAGAGTTACTGGAATATATGAGACCAGAGACATGCATAGAAAATACAATCCTAGCTGTAAGTAAAATGTGATCATCTGTATTGGATCCAGACGCTTCCTTATTCCACTCCCTAGGTCATGGGGTTGCATTTGCTATATTTTAGTAGGGACCAATCATATGCAAGACATTTAGAAAAACTACTTTGTAGAAAGGAAGGGGCAAACACCTGATGGATTCAAAAAGCCAGATTTACTAAAGCATTTAGTGTATGCAAAGAACATAACACTTCATCCATTAATGAACTCATTTAAACTGCACGACTGAAATGTAATGCGCTAAAGGCTTTAGTAGATACAATGCTAATAATCCTGGTGTAGTCCCTTCAGATCACTGTATCTTCATTCCACTGGATGCCAGTGTTCAGTAATAAAGAGCTGACACAAATTTGTTACAAGATCACCCACATACTTGCATATCCCTGGCATTATTTACTGCttgtattattatacaatttattcCCTTGTATTATTACTTTAATTGACATGCCAGTCTTGGAAGGGATAATGTGTAACAagggaaatatttaaaatatatgtcttAATCATCAAATTGTTAAGGACTTttcattgttaatttattttaatttctttatgttggatatttatttcatttcaattgaAGGTTACTATAAAAAAGACATTCTAAAATGAAAAACTCTATGTATGTGCACACACTCCCCATGGTGACTGGCAGCTAATTAAGCGTTATGTAAACGTTTCTAAAATAAATCTGTGTGTGGATCCAGTGTAAAATGACCTGGGTTTGAGAATTCAGCACCAGTTTTAATGTAGTGGGTTGAGTTCTGTGTCTAGATAGACACTGTAAGGTCTTCAGTTGAAGAAAGCAGTGCTACAAATTGATTTGGTTTTACATTCAAACAATTCTTGTTCATAAATTGATCCGTTATCTGCAGTGTACAGTTTATCACCAGTATTAGGATTTGAATCATGACTATAACACTCTGATTTAAACTCTAGTCGAGGGACATATTGAAGCACTTGAGTTTAATACTTATAAACCAGACTTGAATTTATTAGAGGTTTTCTAATGGAATGATAGTGTTGAGTAATTGAAGTGGTTGTGATTTaagcaaatattatttttcagcatttatgtttaatatttgtatcaGGTTATGGGCAAAAAGGTTTTTGTTAAGGAAACACTAAAAAGGTACAATATAAGTTAAGATCTCTgttgataaaaatgtatttgactcTGCTGTGCAGCAGTAGGCAAGTCTCTTGTATATTTGCATATGACATATTTCATGATTGGCActctcgtgtgcattttgactgaCAAGGAGAAAATAAGTTGTTCTTATAGCTATTGCATGTGAAGTCTTAAACCCACCGGGTCAATGCGTTGTTGCCCTTTGTGATTCTACAATACTGTAGTGTTCATATAGTTGCCTTATTTATGAGTTAAAAAAAGCTGCTTTTAGAGTTTTTTTGGGGGGATGCAGGGTGTTAAAGTCAGACTGaagtatttcatttatatattcaggGAGAATTCAGTGGTCTCAGATACTCCTGTACAGATTAGACTCCTGAAACTCTTCTCCTTAGAGATCTGGAGCAGATATCTGCATGTTTGTAACTTGTATGGAGTGTTTGTGCAGGCCTAGGATCAGTTGGTCTTTCTCAAGCCTCATGAAAATGACTTAGATCAGTGAAAAACAGCAAATTCCCTTTGAATCAATTCAGTCTTTGTAAGGCATGTATGTGTGTCTTGTCTGAATATGCACACATTGCTCTTTAGAGTCTTTACAGGGCTTTTTTAAAGCTGTATTGCCTGCCTCGTAATGGATGCAGcttctttagtttttttgcattttgcaccTTTTTTTTCACTGTTTATCACAGGAGAAATCTTTGGACTCCTTTGGATGTGCTTTGGACTCCTTTGGTTGTCCTGAGACTAAAGGCTTtaggttgtgtgtgtttgtggcgtTCAACACAATCGAGGAATGCCGCCCTTTGAGACTACCTGTAATCTATTGCCTTACTGTTCAGCTGTTTGCTAGTGAGTGTAACTGCACCACGTTCGCCACATGTATATCAACATGTGCTGTTGCTGGGGTCCCCTGAGTACCAGAAACATACACActaatgaaatatcaaaatatttgtaCTGGACAATATATCTATATGTGATGACACATCTGTGAAGGTTTGAGATGTGCAAATCAATGTTTATGggacaaaaattaaaaatctatgTCCTCTAGAATGCAGAAACTGAATATAGAGCAGAAATATTTATGtttgtaaaataacttaaataaagtCATTCTTCATTATGTTCATTGAAGTTGGGTGTgtagtaatttttattattattatttttatctatcCCAGGTCACAAATATTTAACCATTCATAATGTATCGTTCAGTTACACAACTTTATttgatgtagttttttttttctaattggtAGATAGATGCATTTTCTCAGTCCTGTTACCAAAATCTTGTGTCttaaaaagcatgtttaaaaacacatcaactaaatctgtttctttttccttttaagaaagtgtttattttgaagaaattatTGGTTACATGTTTAAATAATTGGTATTTATgactaaaaaatgtatatatatgcacacggtgtataatttatttttttataattatttattgaacaGATTAATGAATTTGGatcattttacttaatttataatCACACAATTAAATGCATATGCTTTCAGCGGAATTTAAACAGTaaacgttttatttttaaaattattttactagcTACATCTTTTGTTAAGTAGTTGGTCATTTGTAGGCAtacttgaatacattttttttactaactctacagtttcattttaaaaagttgcATTGAATCACTAATTCGTACCGTGTTAAGTTTGTCGAATAGAACTGTCATTTTGAATAATTCTCAGTctgtttttacataaataaattagttaCCCCTAATTACTATAATGCGGCATCAGTAGTATATAATGCATCAAAAATGATTATGCTTTGCCCTGAATTGATCCCTGATGTGAAGCGATTACTCAAAGGGGGAAGGACAGAGACTCAGCAGACTAGTCACATGACAGCGGTTAGCTTGCTTAGCCTTTCTGAGGAAGTCATTCATCCGCAGAGCTAGAGTAAATTCTGGCTGCGTTTCGAAACCTACTGAGCTGCCTAACTAGACAGCATTCGAGACGTTCCGAGTCAGCTAACCGCTGACTGACTTTGGTATTTAAACTGATTCGAGCTGTAGTGAGGAGCAAAAATACTCTCTAGCTAGGCACTTCACTGAGGCTTTGGGACACAGTCCGCCATATGTGGCTAAGGGGAGTTCCCAAATGATTCCCGCAAGCTAAACATGCCTTGACAGTAGTTTTCTTGTTATTTTCCGAATTATATGCAACTCCAGTTAAATTTTTATCGTACAAACCCCACACTGATCACGAGTTGCAAGCAGTGAAAACGGGATCTGAACTCCTCAAAAGAGAGGAGTCGACTAGACTCGAGGTTTGTTGTCAGATCATCAATGTATTAATTTTCTAGAAGGGAAAGATGTTATCATTCGAGGAAGCTAAAGCGAGGTTAGAAACAGCAGGACAGAGCCATGTTTTACAATTCTGGCCTGAACTTTCTGCGGAAGAAAGCAGTGCGCTTCTGGAGGAGATATCTAGGCTCCAGCCCGAAGAGTTACTCGAGCACTGCCGAGCAGCTGCTGGGGCTGCAAGCCGACACTCGAGTGCTGATGGTCGGCTAGACGCCCGGATGAAGCCCGTTCCTCCAGAGTTCATTGGAAGTGTGCGTAAAAGTGAGAAAGAAACGCTTCAGTTATGGGGTGATGAAGGTACAGCTCCAAGGATCAAAATAATATACAACAAAATAgtaattttaacaatgtgttaaaagtaacactgcgTTTATCAAAGAATACATCAAATACTCCTTTCTTCAGGGTTACTGCAGATTTCACAGGACAGAGTGGCTGTTTTGCTGTTAGCCGGTGGTCAGGGGACTCGGCTTGGAGTGCCATATCCCAAGGGCATGTACAGTGTTGGGCTGCCAAGTGGAAAAACCCTGTACCAGATCCAGGCTGAGCGTATCCAGAAGGTGCAAGAGCTGGCCAATGTGAAGCATGGTAGTAGGTGCACAATACCATGGTATGGCTCTTTATTTGCAGTTCAAACGAGGGTCTTTCTGAGA contains the following coding sequences:
- the LOC113049263 gene encoding calcium-binding mitochondrial carrier protein SCaMC-2-B-like isoform X2, yielding MHQRGSFVSPLLSGVFCQCRSEEYQGSDPGGGGGGGRTLGSATSLSEHRHDESCDSPHHCPVCGGPEQEHRLKVLFQILDVNRDGGICVNDLTIGLKKLGVHRTEHELKKIVKAGDKDLDGQLDFEEFVHYLRDHEKKLRLVFKSLDKKNDGRIDSQEIMQSLRDLGVHISEEQAEKILKSMDKNGTMTIDWNEWRDYHLLHPADNIPEIILYWKHSTIFDVGESMMVPDEFTAEEKKMGMLWRHLVAGGGAGAVSRTCTAPLDRLKVLMQVHATRSNTMGIGGGFAQMIREGGLRSLWRGNGINVLKIAPESAIKFMAYEQIKRLIGSNQETLGILERLVAGSLAGAIAQSSIYPMEVLKTRLALGRTGQYSGITDCAKHIFKKEGLTAFYKGYIPNMLGIIPYAGIDLAVYETLKNSWLQRYATDSADPGVFVLLACGTMSSTCGQLASYPLALVRTRMQAQATQEGSPQMTMTGLFRHIVRTEGAIGLYRGLAPNFMKVIPAVSISYVVYENLKITLGVQSR
- the LOC113049263 gene encoding calcium-binding mitochondrial carrier protein SCaMC-2-B-like isoform X1; its protein translation is MHQRGSFVSPLLSGVFCQCRSEEYQGSDPGGGGGGGRTLGSATSLSEHRHDESCDSPHHCPVCGGPEQEHRLKVLFQILDVNRDGGICVNDLTIGLKKLGVHRTEHELKKIVKAGDKDLDGQLDFEEFVHYLRDHEKKLRLVFKSLDKKNDGRIDSQEIMQSLRDLGVHISEEQAEKILKSMDKNGTMTIDWNEWRDYHLLHPADNIPEIILYWKHSTIFDVGESMMVPDEFTAEEKKMGMLWRHLVAGGGAGAVSRTCTAPLDRLKVLMQVHATRSNTMGIGGGFAQMIREGGLRSLWRGNGINVLKIAPESAIKFMAYEQIKRLIGSNQETLGILERLVAGSLAGAIAQSSIYPMEVLKTRLALGRTGQYSGITDCAKHIFKKEGLTAFYKGYIPNMLGIIPYAGIDLAVYETLKNSWLQRYATDSADPGVFVLLACGTMSSTCGQLASYPLALVRTRMQAQAATQEGSPQMTMTGLFRHIVRTEGAIGLYRGLAPNFMKVIPAVSISYVVYENLKITLGVQSR
- the LOC113049263 gene encoding calcium-binding mitochondrial carrier protein SCaMC-2-B-like isoform X4, with translation MHQRGSFVSPLLSGVFCQCRSEEYQGSDPGGGGGGGRTLGSATSLSEHRHDESCDSPHHCPVCGGPEQEHRLKVLFQILDVNRDGGICVNDLTIGLKKLGVHRTEHELKKIVKAGDKDLDGQLDFEEFVHYLRDHEKKLRLVFKSLDKKNDGRIDSQEIMQSLRDLGVHISEEQAEKILKRIRRGHIYAPIMYMDKNGTMTIDWNEWRDYHLLHPADNIPEIILYWKHSTIFDVGESMMVPDEFTAEEKKMGMLWRHLVAGGGAGAVSRTCTAPLDRLKVLMQVHATRSNTMGIGGGFAQMIREGGLRSLWRGNGINVLKIAPESAIKFMAYEQIKRLIGSNQETLGILERLVAGSLAGAIAQSSIYPMEVLKTRLALGRTGQYSGITDCAKHIFKKEGLTAFYKGYIPNMLGIIPYAGIDLAVYETLKNSWLQRYATDSADPGVFVLLACGTMSSTCGQLASYPLALVRTRMQAQATQEGSPQMTMTGLFRHIVRTEGAIGLYRGLAPNFMKVIPAVSISYVVYENLKITLGVQSR
- the LOC113049263 gene encoding calcium-binding mitochondrial carrier protein SCaMC-2-B-like isoform X3; protein product: MKMLKELWSSLSQWLLGVTACEHDTAVPPDGLKERNLKNSAKMEGLREPDTQADSVGQEKSTASPKKTTVLIIVAPPKDLQQKIVKAGDKDLDGQLDFEEFVHYLRDHEKKLRLVFKSLDKKNDGRIDSQEIMQSLRDLGVHISEEQAEKILKSMDKNGTMTIDWNEWRDYHLLHPADNIPEIILYWKHSTIFDVGESMMVPDEFTAEEKKMGMLWRHLVAGGGAGAVSRTCTAPLDRLKVLMQVHATRSNTMGIGGGFAQMIREGGLRSLWRGNGINVLKIAPESAIKFMAYEQIKRLIGSNQETLGILERLVAGSLAGAIAQSSIYPMEVLKTRLALGRTGQYSGITDCAKHIFKKEGLTAFYKGYIPNMLGIIPYAGIDLAVYETLKNSWLQRYATDSADPGVFVLLACGTMSSTCGQLASYPLALVRTRMQAQAATQEGSPQMTMTGLFRHIVRTEGAIGLYRGLAPNFMKVIPAVSISYVVYENLKITLGVQSR